One part of the Nymphaea colorata isolate Beijing-Zhang1983 chromosome 8, ASM883128v2, whole genome shotgun sequence genome encodes these proteins:
- the LOC116259053 gene encoding hexosyltransferase GAUT11-like isoform X1, whose amino-acid sequence MRRKDPRRHGRARFSNGVLGLFVFFVIIVCILFVVHHRQEDGSASRQMHAMNEDASHRSLNLMEEMLSATSFSRQLADQITLAKSYIIIAKESDNQPLAWELSLQIREAQLLLSKAVTREAPITPYEAEPIIKGFASLIYKAKEAHYDTATTIMSLKGHIESLEERANAAIAQSTVFGQLAAEELPKSLYCLGIKLTLEWTRNPSIEKHAKEQKNYPQFMDNHLYHFCIFSDNILATSVVVNSTVCNADHPKQLVFHIVTDGINYKAMQAWFFSNDYKGATVDVQNFEQFSWLNTSYVPVLKQLHDDEVQAFYFKGAEELSSELKFRNPKYLSLLNHLRFYIPDIYPSLEKVVFLDDDVVVQKDLTSLFSIDLHGNVNGAVETCLESFHRYYKYLNFSNPEISAKFDPQACGWAFGMNIFDLMEWKKANVTGRYRYWQEKNSDQMLWKLGTLPAGLLAFYGLTEPLDRRWQTLGLGYDSNIDNRLIESASVIHYNGNMKPWLKLAISRYIPLWERYVNFAIPTLRECIGH is encoded by the exons atgagaaggAAAGATCCCAGACGTCACGGTAGAGCGAGGTTCTCTAATGGGGTCCTGGGCCTCTTCGTGTTCTTTGTGATCATCGTTTGCATTCTTTTCGTGGTCCACCATCGTCAGGAAGATGGATCTGCGTCCCGCCAG ATGCATGCAATGAATGAAGATGCTTCACATAGATCCTTGAATCTCATGGAAGAGATGCTGAGTGCCACTTCATTTTCACGGCAGTTGGCTGACCAAATAACTCTTGCAAAATCATATATAATTATTGCGAAAGAAAGCGATAATCAGCCCCTTGCTTGGGAGCTAAGTTTGCAGATCCGAGAAGCACAACTTTTACTGTCCAAGGCTGTCACAAGAGAAGCTCCAATCACACCCTATGAAGCTGAGCCTATTATCAAAGGGTTTGCATCTTTAATCTACAAGGCTAAAGAAGCTCACTATGATACTGCAACTACAATTATGTCACTGAAAGGGCATATTGAGTCTCTTGAAGAACGTGCCAATGCTGCTATTGCACAGAGCACTGTATTTGGACAATTAGCTGCTGAGGAATTACCAAAGAGTCTCTATTGTCTTGGCATCAAATTGACCCTTGAGTGGACCAGAAATCCTTCGattgaaaaacatgcaaaagaGCAGAAGAACTATCCCCAATTTATGGACAACCACCTCTACCACTTCTGCATATTTTCTGATAATATATTGGCCACCTCAGTTGTTGTAAATTCTACTGTTTGTAATGCTGATCATCCAAAGCAGCTTGTGTTTCACATTGTCACAGATGGCATCAACTACAAAGCCATGCAGGCTTGGTTTTTTTCCAACGATTACAAAGGAGCAACAGTTGATGTGCAAAATTTTGAGCAATTCAGTTGGTTGAACACTTCTTATGTTCCAGTTCTGAAACAACTCCATGATGATGAAGTACAGGCTTTCTACTTCAAGGGTGCTGAAGAGTTGAGCAGTGAACTCAAGTTTCGCAACCCCAAATACCTTTCTTTGCTGAACCATTTGAGATTCTACATACCTGATATCTATCCCTCATTGGAGAAGGTGGTTTTCCTTGATGATGATGTTGTAGTCCAAAAGGATCTGACCTCTCTCTTCTCAATTGATTTGCATGGGAATGTGAATGGTGCTGTGGAGACATGCCTTGAGTCCTTTCATCGTTATTACAAGTACCTTAATTTCTCAAATCCTGAGATTAGTGCAAAGTTTGATCCACAAGCTTGTGGATGGGCATTTGGCATGAATATATTTGATCTCATGGAATGGAAGAAAGCTAATGTGACAGGCCGATACCGGTATTGGCAAGAGAAGAATTCAGACCAAATGCTTTGGAAGCTGGGCACTCTGCCTGCTGGTCTCCTTGCATTTTATGGCTTGACAGAGCCCCTTGATCGCAGGTGGCAGACCTTGGGTTTGGGTTATGACTCAAATATTGATAACCGACTGATAGAAAGTGCATCTGTCATTCACTACAATGGCAACATGAAGCCATGGCTTAAGTTAGCAATTAGCAGGTACATTCCTCTTTGGGAGCGATATGTGAACTTTGCAATTCCAACTTTGCGTGAGTGCATCGGGCACTGA
- the LOC116259053 gene encoding hexosyltransferase GAUT11-like isoform X2, which produces MHAMNEDASHRSLNLMEEMLSATSFSRQLADQITLAKSYIIIAKESDNQPLAWELSLQIREAQLLLSKAVTREAPITPYEAEPIIKGFASLIYKAKEAHYDTATTIMSLKGHIESLEERANAAIAQSTVFGQLAAEELPKSLYCLGIKLTLEWTRNPSIEKHAKEQKNYPQFMDNHLYHFCIFSDNILATSVVVNSTVCNADHPKQLVFHIVTDGINYKAMQAWFFSNDYKGATVDVQNFEQFSWLNTSYVPVLKQLHDDEVQAFYFKGAEELSSELKFRNPKYLSLLNHLRFYIPDIYPSLEKVVFLDDDVVVQKDLTSLFSIDLHGNVNGAVETCLESFHRYYKYLNFSNPEISAKFDPQACGWAFGMNIFDLMEWKKANVTGRYRYWQEKNSDQMLWKLGTLPAGLLAFYGLTEPLDRRWQTLGLGYDSNIDNRLIESASVIHYNGNMKPWLKLAISRYIPLWERYVNFAIPTLRECIGH; this is translated from the coding sequence ATGCATGCAATGAATGAAGATGCTTCACATAGATCCTTGAATCTCATGGAAGAGATGCTGAGTGCCACTTCATTTTCACGGCAGTTGGCTGACCAAATAACTCTTGCAAAATCATATATAATTATTGCGAAAGAAAGCGATAATCAGCCCCTTGCTTGGGAGCTAAGTTTGCAGATCCGAGAAGCACAACTTTTACTGTCCAAGGCTGTCACAAGAGAAGCTCCAATCACACCCTATGAAGCTGAGCCTATTATCAAAGGGTTTGCATCTTTAATCTACAAGGCTAAAGAAGCTCACTATGATACTGCAACTACAATTATGTCACTGAAAGGGCATATTGAGTCTCTTGAAGAACGTGCCAATGCTGCTATTGCACAGAGCACTGTATTTGGACAATTAGCTGCTGAGGAATTACCAAAGAGTCTCTATTGTCTTGGCATCAAATTGACCCTTGAGTGGACCAGAAATCCTTCGattgaaaaacatgcaaaagaGCAGAAGAACTATCCCCAATTTATGGACAACCACCTCTACCACTTCTGCATATTTTCTGATAATATATTGGCCACCTCAGTTGTTGTAAATTCTACTGTTTGTAATGCTGATCATCCAAAGCAGCTTGTGTTTCACATTGTCACAGATGGCATCAACTACAAAGCCATGCAGGCTTGGTTTTTTTCCAACGATTACAAAGGAGCAACAGTTGATGTGCAAAATTTTGAGCAATTCAGTTGGTTGAACACTTCTTATGTTCCAGTTCTGAAACAACTCCATGATGATGAAGTACAGGCTTTCTACTTCAAGGGTGCTGAAGAGTTGAGCAGTGAACTCAAGTTTCGCAACCCCAAATACCTTTCTTTGCTGAACCATTTGAGATTCTACATACCTGATATCTATCCCTCATTGGAGAAGGTGGTTTTCCTTGATGATGATGTTGTAGTCCAAAAGGATCTGACCTCTCTCTTCTCAATTGATTTGCATGGGAATGTGAATGGTGCTGTGGAGACATGCCTTGAGTCCTTTCATCGTTATTACAAGTACCTTAATTTCTCAAATCCTGAGATTAGTGCAAAGTTTGATCCACAAGCTTGTGGATGGGCATTTGGCATGAATATATTTGATCTCATGGAATGGAAGAAAGCTAATGTGACAGGCCGATACCGGTATTGGCAAGAGAAGAATTCAGACCAAATGCTTTGGAAGCTGGGCACTCTGCCTGCTGGTCTCCTTGCATTTTATGGCTTGACAGAGCCCCTTGATCGCAGGTGGCAGACCTTGGGTTTGGGTTATGACTCAAATATTGATAACCGACTGATAGAAAGTGCATCTGTCATTCACTACAATGGCAACATGAAGCCATGGCTTAAGTTAGCAATTAGCAGGTACATTCCTCTTTGGGAGCGATATGTGAACTTTGCAATTCCAACTTTGCGTGAGTGCATCGGGCACTGA